A genomic segment from Oryctolagus cuniculus chromosome 14, mOryCun1.1, whole genome shotgun sequence encodes:
- the LOC100342662 gene encoding histone H2B subacrosomal variant, with translation MARSNIRKYKYSRGCLIPISRKKSHCSCDSGHRNYSLYVKRVLKEVVPHKRMSSCTLEVMNTLINHMFERIAVEACNMMYFRNRCTLTPEDIQKAVYLLLPGKLGKHAVTFGSEAVHRFFHY, from the coding sequence ATGGCCAGATCCAACATCAGAAAGTACAAGTACTCCAGAGGATGTCTAATCCCCATCTCCAGAAAGAAATCACATTGCAGCTGCGATTCTGGCCATAGAAACTATTCTCTCTATGTGAAGAGGGTCCTGAAGGAGGTTGTTCCCCATAAGCGCATGTCATCTTGCACCTTGGAGGTCATGAACACCTTGATCAACCACATGTTCGAGCGCATTGCCGTGGAAGCCTGCAACATGATGTATTTCAGAAACCGCTGCACCCTCACCCCGGAAGACATCCAGAAGGCAGTGTAtttgctgttgcctgggaaactAGGCAAGCACGCGGTGACTTTTGGGAGCGAAGCGGTCCACAGATTCTTCCACTACTAA